ACTTCGCTCCGTTCCCGTCCTGCGGTGGCTGTTCGATTGCCGCAACCCCGCCACGGCGCTCCTCATTCATTCCGCTATAATTCCGCTAACGCTACATTTTAGCTCCATTCCTTGTGGTGCTTGGGGGTGTTTATTGCCTCCAGTAATCCAGAAAATCCCCTGAAAAAGATTACCAAACAGCTCCCTGCTCCGAAAAAAAATAAATAAAAAGAAAGTAAAGTTAAGTTCCGGTTTTTAAAAAATGCAAGTTCAAGCCCTCCGGGTTTTTGAAAAAATCTCCACCCTTTAACCTGTATTCATTTCAAGTTCTTTTTTTTAACCAATCTCCGATTATCAACACCTTTTCGATGATAAGCCGGGTAGTATTTTTTCAAAAAAACTTGATTTTTTAAAACCTCCACTGTAGAGGCGACTTTCTTTTTTTTCTTTTTTTCTTTTAAAAATTATGCGGTGCCGAGCAAAGCGAGGCACCTAATTTAAAGCCGAAGCCATGCCCGATTTTATCATTAAAACCCACCGAAAAGACGCTGTTTATAAAGGGAATAGCATCTACATCCTAAACAAAGGATTAAACAGCGGAAAGCCTCAAAAAGAGCCTTTTACTAACAGTTTTGTAATCCTGTTTCAAAACGAAGAAGATACCGAAACGGTGTACTGGCTGGCGTATAGCCTTTGGAAAGCCAACTTCTGGCACCAATCGCTAATTGGGTCCGTGATTCCATTTTTACGGATTCACGAATTCAAAAAAGAGTTTAATTCAAAAGTAAAATGGATGCTGCAGGAACATGAAGAGCATCTTAAACAAGTCCAGGCGTTGAGGTTACTGGAACGGCAAGAAAATCAATTCCAAAAAAATATATTTTTGATCAATGAAATGAGAAAAGTGATTTTGAGTCGGTATTGCAAAAAATGAAATGTTAGGGAAGATTATTATTCAAATGTATTGAACAAAAAAAGCCTGATTCAAACGAACCAGGCTTCTTTAATTAATCCGGAAAAGGTTACCAATCATAACCGGACTATTTATGTTTCGATTTTGTCAACCATTTTAAAAGGAGTGAAACACTAAAACTGATGATCGCTCCAACGACTGCTAAGATAATGGTTTTTACAATATCTTCAGAAACAATATTGGGTACAATACTCAATAAAGTTCCGGAGGCGGTTCCAAATTGGATCGTGTTATTTGATTCCATCACGCGGTAAATTTTGATTGTCTTTTTCCATCCGATTCACAA
This region of Flavobacterium lacustre genomic DNA includes:
- a CDS encoding DUF6943 family protein; protein product: MPDFIIKTHRKDAVYKGNSIYILNKGLNSGKPQKEPFTNSFVILFQNEEDTETVYWLAYSLWKANFWHQSLIGSVIPFLRIHEFKKEFNSKVKWMLQEHEEHLKQVQALRLLERQENQFQKNIFLINEMRKVILSRYCKK